AAAATCAAAAGAGTTTGTTCAAGAATTCTGTGAAAAAGAAGATATTTCATTAAAAACTATAAAATTACAGGAAGAAATTCAGTTACCACTTAAAGAACTATCAAAAATATCAAAAAGGCCTATTTGTGCAGTATGCGGAATGCTCAGAAGATATATTTTAAACAGGGAATCCTCAGGTCAAACAATTGTAACAGGTCATACTCTTAATGACGAAGTCGCTTTTATTTTGAAAAACATGATTTTTTGGAACGATGAACTTCTTGCAAGAATCTATCCTGTTTTGCATGAAAAAGAAGGTTTTAGTAGAAAAGTTAAACCCCTTTGCCTTATTACAGAAGAAGAAACCAGATTTTTTTGTGAAACTTTATCTATAAAATATATTGACGAACCATGTCCATATAAATCAGAAGTTTATGAATTATTTAAAAAAGTTGTTTATGAAATAAATTATGACTTTCCAGGTTCAATTATAGGATTTTATAAAGGCTATTTAAAAAGAGCAAAAAGATTCTATCCAGAGAATATAAACAATATATCTCTTCAGTCATGTAAAAATTGTGGATATATGACAATTTCTGAACTGTGTAGCATTTGCAGACTTAAAGAAAAGTTGTTACAATATAAACATGGATGAAGTTTTAAAGGCAGTAAAAGAGAGAAGAAGCGTCAGATCTTTTCTTAAAAAAGATATCTCCGAAGATTTAGTCAAAAAGCTCATTGAAGCCTTAATATGGGCACCTTCTGCTGGTAATCTTCAGGCAAGGAAGTTCTATTTTGTAAAGAATAAAGAAATGAAAATTAAGCTCGCTCAGGCAGCATTAAGTCAGATGTTCATTGCAGATGCTCCTCTTGTTATTGTTGGATGCATAGACAAAGAAAAAATCTATCCAAGATATGGAGAAAGAGGTGTAAATCTTTATGCAATTCAAGATGTTGCCTGTAGTATTACAAATGCTATGCTTGTAGCACATGAAAATGGTCTTGGTACTGTATGGGTAGGAGCTTTCAGAGAAGAAGAAGTTTCAAAAATTTTAGAATTACCAAAACATTTAAGACCTGTCGTAATTATGCCTGTTGGTTATCCAGGTTATGTACCTTCAGTTCCTCCAAGAGTTTCAATTCATGAGGCTATAGAGTTTATTGAATGAAAAATTTTCTTTTAGTTGCTATAGAAGCTGCAAAACAAGCAGAAAGTGTTATTAAAAATAGAATTGGCACAATTTCAAAGGAAGAAATAACACAAAAGAGCATTTCAGACTATGTCACAAAAGTTGATGTTCAATCAGAAAAAATAATAGTTGAGTGCATAAAAAAACAGTTTCCAACACATCAGATAATGTCTGAAGAATCATCAAATGACTATAAAAAAGCAGAATACCTATGGATAGTTGATCCTCTTGATGGAACAACAAATTTTATTCATGGATTTCCTGTCTTTGCAATATCTATTGCTCTAATGTATAAAGGAGAACTTGTTTTAGGAGTTGTTCATGACCCGATAAAAAATGAGACTTTTTATGCTGAAAAAGGCAGTGGTGCATTTTTAAATGAACAAAAAATTAAAGTATCATCAATGAAAGAGCCTGCTCTGAGTCTTATTGCCACAGGGTTTCCTTTCAGACATAAACAATACATTGATACCTATATAAAAATATTTCGAGAACTACTTTACTCGGTCAGCGATCTTAGAAGAGCTGGTGCTGCGGCAATTGACCTTGCCTATGTTGCATGCGGAAGAGTTGATGGATTTTTTGAATTTGCACTGAGTCCTTGGGATATTGCAGCAGGTGTAATCTTAATAAAAGAAGCTGGTGGAGTGGTTTCAGATTTTAAAGGAGAAAATGATTATTTAAAAACAGGGCATATAATTGCTGGTAATAGAGAAATTCATTTATTTTTGGTTGAAAAAATAAAAAAAGTTTTAGATTTTAAGTAAAATTTTTAATAAATTCTAAAACTTTTCTAACTCTTTCAGGAATATCAATATCTGGATTTTTTTCTTTTATTTTGAGCCATTTCCATAATCCAATAGGGCAGATTGTAGCAAAGCTTATTTTGAAATTCCGGCACACATCAGGACGGCTTTCATAAATTTTGCAAAATGCTTCTGTCCATTGATTTCCATTTTTTGATATGTTAACCAAATATGGACATTCTTGATTTTCTGCTTTCTTTTTTCCATCAGGAAGAGGTACAGCCCATTGATAACAACACTCAGCGCATCTAAGACATATAAAATTTTGTTCAACTGTCCCAAGAATTTCATTCAGTAATTTATCATTCAGACTCATATCTGTCCTCCAAAATGTTTAAAATATATTGAATGTCATCAGGCAAGGAAGCCTCAAACTGAAGAAGTTTTTCAGTTATTGGATGTATTAGTTCAATTTTATGAGCATGAAGCATCTGTCTTGACACAGGTATTTTTTTATTTCCTATTTCAATATATGTTTTTCTTCCATAAGTTTTATCTCCTATAACAGGATGTCCGATTGATGAAAAGTGAACTCTTATCTGATGAGTTCTACCTGTAAGAATTTTTACTTTCAAAAAAGTATAGTTTTTAAAATTTTTTATCACTTCCCACTCAGTTATTGCTTCTTTAGCTTTTTTTGATTTTATAGACATTTTTTTTCTATCATAAATTGCTCTTCCTACTGGAGTTGTTATTTTACCTGAACCTCTTAGTTGTCCATATACAAGAGCAAGATATTCTTTTTTTATTTCTCTTTTTTTAAAGGCTTCCACTAATTTATAATAAGTTTCATCATCCAATGCAACAACCATTACGCCTGATGTATCCTTATCAAGTCTATGAACAATTCCAGGTCTAAAAGGAGCACCAACATTTGCAAGCTTCTTTACATGATAAGCTAATGCGTTCATAAGTGTTCCATCAGGATGCCCTGCGCAAGGATAAACAACCATTCCAGCAGGTTTTGATAAGACAATTAAGTAATCATCTTTATAAATAACTTGAATTGGTATATTTTGTGGAATTAGTTTTTCAGAGTTTTCTAATTTCAGAGAAAATTCATCTGAAACTTCAATTAAATCATTAAATTTTATCTTATAACTCTTTGTTTTAACATAATTATTAACTTTTACAAACTTCTTTTCAATTGCTTCTTGAGCTTTTGCTCTACTTATATTTAATTTGTCAGAAATAAAAATATCAAGTCTTTTACCTTCATCAGCTTTTTCAGTCTGTAACAAAATGCTCATAACCCTAATTTTTCTTTTAAAAATTTTCCAGTATATGAATTTGGATTCAAAGCCACCTCTTCAGGAGTTCCTTTTGCTATTAGATAGCCTCCTGATGAACCACCCTCAGGTCCGAGGTCTATTATATAATCTGCACATTTTATTATTTCAAGGTCATGTTCAATAACTATAACAGTGTTTCCCATATCAACAAGCCTTTGAAGTATATTAAGCAGTCTTTCTATATCAACCATGTGTAGTCCAGTTGTAGGTTCATCAAGTATGTAAAGAGTCTTTCCTGTTGGCTTTTTACTCAGTTCTTTAGCAAGCTTAACTCTTTGGGCTTCTCCTCCTGAAAGTGTTGTTGCTGGCTGTCCAAGTGTTATATATCCAAGTCCTATATCTTCCATTATTTGGAGTTTTTGATTAAGCTTTGGTACAGCAGAGAAAAATTCAAGAGCTTCACTTACTGTCATTTGAAGCACTTCACTTATATTTTTCCCTTTATACTTAATTTGAAGTGTTTCTTCATTGTATCTTTTTCCTTTACAGTTGTCACAAACAACATAAACATCTGGTAGCAGATGCATCTTTATTTTTTTTATTCCATCACCTTGACAGGACTCACATCTTCCACCCAGAAGATTGAAGCTAAAGCGAGATTTTGAATATCCACGAACTCTTGCGTCTGGAAGAAGTGAAAAAAGTTCTCTAATTTCAGTCATAACTTGAGTATATGTAGCAGGTGTTGAACGAGATGTTCTTCCAATTGGAGATTGATCAACGCATACAACTTTGTCTATCTGTTCAATCCCCTCAATTGCTTTATAGTTACCAGGATAAACATTTGCATTATAAAGTTTTTTTACTAAAGCCTTATATAAAATTTCAAATATTAATGTGCTTTTACCAGAACCTGCAACACCTGTAACACATACAAATACTCCAAGAGGAATTTCAACATTTATATTTTTAAGATTGTAGGCTTGTGCTCCGATAATTTTTATAAATTTCTGAGATTTTCTTCTTTCTTCGGGTATTGAAATCTTGCTTGAACCTGTTAAATACTGAGCAGTAATTGAATTTCTACTTTTTAAGAGCTTATCAGGAGGGTATACTCCAGTTAGATATCCTCCATCTCTTCCTCCTCCTGGACCAAGTTCAACTACTAAATCAGCATTCATTATTGTACTTTCATCATGCTCAACAACAATAAGAGTATTTCCTCTTATTGAAAGTTCTTTCATGCTTTCTATGAGTTTTAAGCAATCTCTTGGATGAAGTCCTATGCTTGGCTCATCAAGAACATAAAGAACTCCACTTAAATGTGATCCGAGCTGGGTTGCAAGTCTTATTCTTTGGGCCTCCCCACCTGAAAGACTAAATGAAGGCCTATTTAAGCTTAAATACCCAACTCCAATTTTTTGGAGAAAATCAATTTTTATAAAAATTTCTTTTAGTATTCTTTCCGCGATTGGAGCGTTATAAGAAGAAAATTTTAATCCATATAAAAAATTTTTTAATTCATCAATTGAAAAGGTTGATAGCTCTGCTATGTTTTTTCCATTAATTTTTATTGCAAGACTTTCTTCCCTGAGTCTTGTGCCTTCGCAAAGTTTACAAGGAATTAAACTTAAAACATCTATTTCCTCCTCTTCTTCAATATTTTCATAACCCAATCCTTTACATCTCGGGCAAGCACCGTATTTGCTATTAAAAGAGAAAAGTCGTGGGTCAATGTCCGGTAAACTTATTCCACAATTGGGACAGGCAAGCACACTGCTAAAAATAATATCTCTATTTTCATTAACAATATTTACAACAACTGTCTGTGTATATTTCATTGCAAGTTCTAATGCTCTTTTTATTTGATTTTTGTATTTTTCTTTAACAATAATTCTATCAACAATGAGTTCAATCGTATGCCTTACATGTTTTTTTAGAGAAAATTCCTGTGTAAGTTCAACAATATTTCCATCAATTCTTGCCCTTATAAATCCTTCAGCTTTTGCTCTATCAAAAATTTCCTTATGTTCTCCTTTTTTTTCAATAACCACAGGTGCAAGAATCTGAATTTTAGTTCCTTCAGTCAAACTTAATATAAAATCAAGCATTTTATTTATATCCTGAGAAATAAGTCTTCTGCCGCATCTTGGACAGTAAGGTATTCCAATTTTAGCGTAAAGAAGTCTCAAATAATCGTAAATTTCGGTAATTGTTCCCACTGTTGAACGAGGACTTTTTGATATTGTTTTTTGGTCAACAGAGATTCCTGGTGAAAGTCCCTCAATAAAGTCAACATCTGGTTTTTGTAACTGATCAAAAATTGTTCTTAATTCTATTGGAAGACTTTGAAGGTATCTTCTATGGGCTTCTGCAAAAATCGTATCCATAGCAAGAGATGATTTTCCAGAGCCAGAAGGTCCTGTAATGACAATAATCTTATTTCTTGGAAGTATTAAATCAATATTTTTAAGATTGTGTTGTCTTGCTTTTTTTATTACAATGTTTTGCTGCATAGTTATTCTTTTTTGTATTCTTTTAACTCAGCAGTCACTCTTCCAACAGGAACTTTTGTCTCAATTTTTAGTGGAATTTTACTGTCATCTTTGCTGAGCCAGATAATAATGTCTCCTTTTCTTTTGAAAAGTCCTTCTGTATCAAGCAAAGGTTTTATAACAATTGCATCAATTTCTTTTTTATTTGATAATTCTATCTTTTCTTCTTTAATTGGTTGAACCTGGACAGTCGTAAACTTATTACTATCAAAAATATCTACTGATACAGGTTCTTTCAGGCTTATTGGTAATGTTCTAAGATAAAAAAATCCTGAAAGAACATCCATGAATACTTTATCTATTCCCTTGTGATATGTTGTATTATTTTTAAGGTGATTAATAAAGATTATTTCCTTCTGATTATAATCAAATATGGTTTCTTTATTGCCTCTATATTTACCTTCTACTTGAACTAATTTAAAGTGTTTCGGTTTACCATATTCTATTTTACTTTCCGCATGGTCATTTACATAGTAAAAATTTGAAATAAAGCTCGCTGATTTAACCATAGAAGTTATCGTAACCTCACTTGAATCTCCCTTAACAGAAACAATTGCTGAACCGACATAAATTCCCATCCAGTATATATCAAATTTCATTGACTCATTAATAAACCGATTAAAAGGATTATTTTTTATTTCAGATTGTATTTTTTCATTTTCTTGACTAAATTCGGTCTGAGAAGATTCTTCTGTATTTTTTGTAAAATTTTCAGGTTTAACATTTTCAGAAACTTTTTCATTATTATTTTCTTTTTTATCTAAGTTTTTTAATTGTTCTGTATTGGGAATAATTTTATGCTTCTCGCTTTCTTTTTTGCTTTCAAAGATATATGTATCTATAAAATCTGTAAAAGATAGATTCAACTGAATTTTACCAAGAGCCATCATTATACTTATATGAACAATTATTGAAATTAATATTCCTGCTATAATCCATTTGGGTTTCATAAAAATAGTATAACACTTAGTTGACCAATAGATTAAAACATATATAGAATGAAAAGATTATAAAGGAGGCTATGTTTTGAAAAAAAAGATTTTAATATTGCTGATAATTTCAGCTCTTATAATTTTTTTTATTATCGGCAAAGCTGATGTTTCCTCTATTTTTCTTAAACCAGCTATTAATGAGCTTAAAGATATACTTGGAATGGAAGTATCAATTGATAAAGTTTATATACATTTTATACCTCTTTATTTTGAATTTAAAAATGTCACTACATTTAATTCGGTAACAGATGAAAAAGATAATTTTAAGTTTAAAAAAGTAAAACTTTATATAGGTTTAACCAAAATTTTCAATAAAGAAATAGAAATAAGAAAAGCAGTTCTGTATTCAGCTGATTTTTCAGTAAAATACTCAACATTAAACAGATATATAGAAAATATTTCTGAATACTTGAAAAAGCCTTCAAAGTTTCCATTAAAAGTGAAGATTAATTCTCTTGAAATAGAAAACTTTTCTGGTTCAATTTATGACAGTGATTTAAAATTAAATCTGAAAGATCTTTATGGAAGAGTAATTCTAAAGGGAGAACCTGACATCTCAGTCCTTTCCAACATAAAACTTATCTCATTTAAATATCCTAATATTGATACTAATCTAAAAGCATCTTTTAAAATTAAAAATCAAGAAGTAATTCTTGAAGAACTTAAATTTTTTGATATTAACTCTTTGTTAAAAGCTTCTGGAAGAATAAACTACAGCAATTTCTTAGGAGAGTTTGTTGTTTCAAGTAAGATATTTTTTAAATCTCTCATGAAAATTTTTGGTATAGATAGAGAAGGTTATGGAGAAGTTAACATTGATGGGAAGTTAATATTTGATAAAGGTAAAAAATGGCAAGATAGAATAAGGTTAAATTTAACATTCAATAGTTCATTTTTTCTTGAAGAATTAATGCAGATTTTGAAAGTTTCTGAAAAACTAAGTGGATTCACTGAATCTGAAGGAAAAGTAGAAGGCACAATTTCTTCGCCTCAAATTTCTGCCAAAGCAAGTCTAAAAAAAGGAAACATTCTTGGAGTGAAAGTAGATGAGATAAATACTCAAGCTTTTTACAAAGATGGAATATTAGAGTTTAAAAATGGGAAAGTAAGGCTTTACGGAGGAGTTGCACAGGCGTATGTCTGGATAACTCTTCCTAAAGTAATAAAACACTATGTTTTTATAGACATGGATAATGTATCAAGTAATGGAATTTTTGAAGTTATTCATTGGAACCCTAACATTGCAGAAGGAACAGTAAAAGGATGGTTGATATCCGAGGGAGAAAATTTTTCTCCCAAAGGTTCATTTGTTTATTTAAGAAAATCTCAAAAACCTGATGATTTAAGAGGGAAAATTGAATGGATAAAGGGTGATTTTAGCTCAATAAATGAAATTTATAAATTTAGTTCATTAGAGATTGCTTTATCTAAAACTATGGCAAAAGCAAGTGGATATATAGATGTGCATAATAATCATCTTAACATTGAGTTTATTGCATTCAGTAAAGATATAAATGAACTTTTAATCCCATATCAAAAGGGTATCTATGGAGATATGAATATTAAAGGTAGGCTGTATGGAAATACTGAAAATCCAGAAATAGCTATTAACTTTTCATCAGAAAAAATTCATATCCTGGCACATGAAATTGAAAAATCTATTCCAGAACATCCAGTTACATTTGACCATCTTAAAGGCGACATTGTCTATAAAAAGAATCTTTTACTAATAAATAACATTGCGGGAAAGGATATTTCCATAAAAGGAAAAATTTTATTTCCTCAGGCAAAAAATATGTTTGAGATAACAAATCCTATATATGATATTTTATTTTCAGCAAAAAACATACCTATCCGAAATTTATATATAGAAGGTATTGATAAAGAAGTTAATACTTACATATCCGTGGATGGTTCCATAAAAGATAAAGGGAATATTACAGGAAAAATTATTTTTAGTCCGATATTTTTTAGAGATAATAAAATTATTGATAAACTTACTGCATTGATTGTATTTGATAGAAATTTTATTTTTATAAAAAATCTGGATATTAATAATAATGGAAATATATTAAATGCATCAGGGTATGTAGATTTACGCGGGGAACTAAATATTTCAGGCAAATCAAAAGCTTTTGATATAACAAATATAACAAAAGATTATGTCAAAAAATTAGGTATACACTACATGGAAAAAATGAATCTAACTAATTTGCATTTTAATATTTTGGGTTCAATAAAAAAACCAACAGTCACTGTAAATACAGGACTAATAACAAAACTTAAAAATGGTAAAAAAATAGATGGATTAATTAGTCTTAATTATGAAAAAAATCATTTGATTGCTAAGGCTAATATTACAAAGGGTATTTTGTTTAGCCTTGAAGGTTTTACAGATAAAAAAGAATGGAATATAGCAGGTAATTTTAGTTCAGCAAGAGTAGACCCATTAGTTGGACTTTTCATTAATAATCTTCCAGAGGATTTAGTAATCTTAATTGATGGAAAAATAAAAGCTTCATTGGTCAATCAAAATCTAAATGCTCAGATTGATTTAAAACAAATATTTACAAGACTCTATGGAATAGGACTTAATAATAAAAATCCTGTAAACATAAATATAGAAAAGGGAAATGTATATTTTAATCCTATAACTCTTTTAGGACAATCTACAGAACTAACAATAAAAGGTAAAATAGTTGATTACTTTGACATCCTCATTGAGGGCTCTACTGATTTGAGACCCCTTAAAGCTTTATTTAAAGTTGATGACATAAAAGGCAGAGCATCAATGCAAGTTTATATTTATGAGAGCAGAAAAAATCCTGAAATAGCAGGAGAAGTTGATATAGACAATGCATCAATCACTTTAAGGAAGGATATTCCCAGTTTAAATAATTTGAATGCTATTGTATCTTTCAATGAGAATAAAGTTGTGATAGAAAAAGCTTATGGCACATTTTCAGAAGGTAATATTCAGATGGACGGAACTGTATATCTTGAAAAGTTTGCTATAAAACAGCTTGCTCTTTCAGGAAAAATTTCTCAAGTTAGATGGATTTTTGCTCCCAGATGTTGGGCATATCTTAATGGACAGATTTATCTTTCAGGCTCTTATAATCAACCTTTTTTATCAGGTCAGGTAAATATTCAAAATGGTGTCTATACAGAAAGATTTGATTGGACAAAACTGGCTCTTAAATCAAGTTCTTCAAAAACAGTTGTAACAAAAGACAGCTGGTTTAACAATTTAAGATTTAATTTGCGTGTCCAGACCAACAATTTTTTTGTTAATAATAATCTTGCTACGGTAAACCTTAATAGCGATATGGTTTTAAAAGGAAGCATTCCTGAACCTTCTTTAATTGGTTGGATAAATGCCAAAGATGGATGGATTTATTTTAGAGGGAATAAATTTGAGATTTCAAAGCTTTTTATCCAGTTCAATGATCCTACTTCAATAAAACCATATCTCAATATTTCCGCAAGAACAAGCATATCTCAATACAATATAAATTTGAATATTAATGGATATATTGACCAATTTAATCTTATACTCAGCTCAAATCCACCTCTTTCAGAATCAGAACTACTTAATATGTTGGTATTGGGACAAAATGGCGTAACAGGCAAAGGAATTCCAGGAGCTTCCGAAGCTGCTTCATTTATTACAGGACAAATGCAAGAAGTCATAGAAGAAAGAGTTAGAGGACTAACAGGGCTTGATGTTATGACAGTTGAACCAGGGATATCAAAAACAACAGGTTCTATCGGTCCAAGGGTAACAGTTGGTAAGAAACTTATGGATGGGAGAATGACAGTTACTTATTCAACCACAACAGGAACCACAGCTGAACAAATTATAAAAATAGAATATTTAGTGAAAAAGGGTATTTCTCTTGTAGGAACAAAGGATGAAATTGGAGGGCTTTCAGGTGCAATTAAGTTTCGTTTTGAGTTTCATTAGTATTTTTTTAATCTTATTTAATGTTGCTTACGCAGAAGAGATTATAAAAAAAATTGAAATTGAAGGTTTAAAATCTATATCAAAAGAAGAGTTCCTTTATCTTTTCGGAATAAAAGAAAATGAACCCTTTACTCAGGATCAAATAACTCAGGGAATCAAAAGAGTTTTTTTAAAAAATTTATTTGATGATATCATTGTTGAGCATAAAGAGCAAATAATAAAAATTTTAATTAAAGAAAAAATCGTGATCAATAAAATAGAAATACAAGGTAATGAACATTTTTCAGAGAGCTTTTTTAGAAAACTACTTACTTTCAAAAAAGGTGATAGATTAAAAGAACTGGAGATTAAAAAAACAAAGGATAACATAGAAAAAGAACTCAAAAAACATGGATTTACAAACTCCAGTGTCCAGATAAATAAAAACTTTAATGAAAACCATGTCAATATAGTAATTTATATACATGAAGGGGAACCTTTGAAAATAAAAAATATAAAATGGGAAGGATATTTTGAAGATTACATTACAAATTTTCTCTCTTTGAATGTTGGAGAACCTTTTGATGAAGTGTTACTTGAAGATTTTATTAATAAAGTAAAAAAATACTTTACTAAACAAGGGTTAATTGGCTCAGACATTACATATTCCTTTAAAGATGGAGAACTCATTTTAAAAATTAAAGAAGGTAAAAAACTAAATATAGAATTTAAAGGAGTTAATTCTTTAAATGAAAAAGACTTAAAAGATATAACAATAGCTCATTTTCAGGATAAAATAAATGAGAACATTATAAAAGATAGTATAAATAGTTTAATCACTTTTTATAAAATAAACGGCTTTCTTGAAATAAAAGTCATTCCTCTTATAGAAGAATCAGAAAAGGAATGGAAAATAACATACTTTATAAATGAAGGTGACAGGAAGTTTATTGAAAAAATTGGAATAGACACAGAATTTCCTAAAGAAGAATTGAAAAATATTCTTGTAAACAAAGAAGGGTTACCATTTAATCCAGAAGAGTTAGATAATGATAGACAGAGAATAGAAGAATATCTTAAAACAAAAGGATATTTTTATGCTAAAGTGTTTCCTCCTCAACTAAAAGATGAAGATAACAAAATAAACATTTTATTTAAAATTCAAGAAGGTAAGCAAGTTAAAATAAAACTAATAAATATTGAAGTAAAAGATAATTTATTAAAATCAGAAGTATCAGAAGTATTAAAAACATATAAAGATTATCCATTTAGCGAGACAATTTTTCTTGAAATAAAAAGAAAAATCAGAGAAATATATATCAAAAATGGATATTCTGATGTGTATATTGAAGGGAAGTATGAAATTAAAGAAGCTGATGCATATATAAATTTTAAAATTGACGCAGGTAATAAAAAATATTTTGGTAAATCAATTATTCTTGGTAACGAAAAAACAAAAACTAAATTTATTTATAAAAGACTCCTACCAAAAGAAGGCAAACCTTATAATCCATATACCTTAGAAGAAGAAAGACAGATGCTTTATAAAACAGGACTTTTTTCACGAATAGAACTTCAACCTGAATCTAAGGATGAATCAATAGATTTAATTTATAACTTTGAAGAAATGCCAGCAGGAGCGTTTGAGTTTGGACTTGGATATGGAGAATATGAGAAAGCAAAAGGTTTTATAGACTTATCTTATATAAATCTCTTCGGTATGAATAAACAAATATTTTCAAGAATTGAATTAAGTACTCTTGAAAATAGAGCTTACATAACCTATGTTGACCCTTGGTTATGGAAAGATCTGACATTTAAATCATCTTTGCTTTTTGAGAAAATGGATGTTAAAAACATTGATACTAAAGATATTATTTATAAAATAAGGAGATATAATGCTTCTGCAGGTTTTGAAAAAAAGTTTTTTGAATCTTTTAAGGCTGAACTTCTTTATGAAGCAACTTATTCAAAAACATGGGATGTTATGCCTGAAGTCGTTATTTCTGATCAAGATATTGGAGAATTATTCATAAGTGGAATAAAAGCCTCATTAATTTATGATAACAGGGACAACCCTTTTGATCCAACAAAAGGATGGCTTGCTGGAGTTACATCAAAACTTAGCAATGAGTTCTTAGGTTCTGATATTAATTTTATAAAATCATCATTCTACATTAATAAATATACAGAAATAACAAAAGGACTGGTTTTAGCAACATCTTTGAGAGGAGGGTGGGCATGGCTTTATGGAGGTACAGACAATTTACCAATATCTGAAAGATATTTTCTTGGTGGAAG
The Thermodesulfovibrio yellowstonii DSM 11347 DNA segment above includes these coding regions:
- a CDS encoding BamA/TamA family outer membrane protein: MQLSFVLSFISIFLILFNVAYAEEIIKKIEIEGLKSISKEEFLYLFGIKENEPFTQDQITQGIKRVFLKNLFDDIIVEHKEQIIKILIKEKIVINKIEIQGNEHFSESFFRKLLTFKKGDRLKELEIKKTKDNIEKELKKHGFTNSSVQINKNFNENHVNIVIYIHEGEPLKIKNIKWEGYFEDYITNFLSLNVGEPFDEVLLEDFINKVKKYFTKQGLIGSDITYSFKDGELILKIKEGKKLNIEFKGVNSLNEKDLKDITIAHFQDKINENIIKDSINSLITFYKINGFLEIKVIPLIEESEKEWKITYFINEGDRKFIEKIGIDTEFPKEELKNILVNKEGLPFNPEELDNDRQRIEEYLKTKGYFYAKVFPPQLKDEDNKINILFKIQEGKQVKIKLINIEVKDNLLKSEVSEVLKTYKDYPFSETIFLEIKRKIREIYIKNGYSDVYIEGKYEIKEADAYINFKIDAGNKKYFGKSIILGNEKTKTKFIYKRLLPKEGKPYNPYTLEEERQMLYKTGLFSRIELQPESKDESIDLIYNFEEMPAGAFEFGLGYGEYEKAKGFIDLSYINLFGMNKQIFSRIELSTLENRAYITYVDPWLWKDLTFKSSLLFEKMDVKNIDTKDIIYKIRRYNASAGFEKKFFESFKAELLYEATYSKTWDVMPEVVISDQDIGELFISGIKASLIYDNRDNPFDPTKGWLAGVTSKLSNEFLGSDINFIKSSFYINKYTEITKGLVLATSLRGGWAWLYGGTDNLPISERYFLGGRDTVRGYAQNTLGPKQNNQPTGGNAFFMGNFEFRTYLGKNFFIVNFLDFGNVWKRVGDIDISNLKYTTGAGLRYKTPVGPIRIDYGYKLNRQAGESHGEIHFSIGHAF
- a CDS encoding translocation/assembly module TamB domain-containing protein, translated to MKKKILILLIISALIIFFIIGKADVSSIFLKPAINELKDILGMEVSIDKVYIHFIPLYFEFKNVTTFNSVTDEKDNFKFKKVKLYIGLTKIFNKEIEIRKAVLYSADFSVKYSTLNRYIENISEYLKKPSKFPLKVKINSLEIENFSGSIYDSDLKLNLKDLYGRVILKGEPDISVLSNIKLISFKYPNIDTNLKASFKIKNQEVILEELKFFDINSLLKASGRINYSNFLGEFVVSSKIFFKSLMKIFGIDREGYGEVNIDGKLIFDKGKKWQDRIRLNLTFNSSFFLEELMQILKVSEKLSGFTESEGKVEGTISSPQISAKASLKKGNILGVKVDEINTQAFYKDGILEFKNGKVRLYGGVAQAYVWITLPKVIKHYVFIDMDNVSSNGIFEVIHWNPNIAEGTVKGWLISEGENFSPKGSFVYLRKSQKPDDLRGKIEWIKGDFSSINEIYKFSSLEIALSKTMAKASGYIDVHNNHLNIEFIAFSKDINELLIPYQKGIYGDMNIKGRLYGNTENPEIAINFSSEKIHILAHEIEKSIPEHPVTFDHLKGDIVYKKNLLLINNIAGKDISIKGKILFPQAKNMFEITNPIYDILFSAKNIPIRNLYIEGIDKEVNTYISVDGSIKDKGNITGKIIFSPIFFRDNKIIDKLTALIVFDRNFIFIKNLDINNNGNILNASGYVDLRGELNISGKSKAFDITNITKDYVKKLGIHYMEKMNLTNLHFNILGSIKKPTVTVNTGLITKLKNGKKIDGLISLNYEKNHLIAKANITKGILFSLEGFTDKKEWNIAGNFSSARVDPLVGLFINNLPEDLVILIDGKIKASLVNQNLNAQIDLKQIFTRLYGIGLNNKNPVNINIEKGNVYFNPITLLGQSTELTIKGKIVDYFDILIEGSTDLRPLKALFKVDDIKGRASMQVYIYESRKNPEIAGEVDIDNASITLRKDIPSLNNLNAIVSFNENKVVIEKAYGTFSEGNIQMDGTVYLEKFAIKQLALSGKISQVRWIFAPRCWAYLNGQIYLSGSYNQPFLSGQVNIQNGVYTERFDWTKLALKSSSSKTVVTKDSWFNNLRFNLRVQTNNFFVNNNLATVNLNSDMVLKGSIPEPSLIGWINAKDGWIYFRGNKFEISKLFIQFNDPTSIKPYLNISARTSISQYNINLNINGYIDQFNLILSSNPPLSESELLNMLVLGQNGVTGKGIPGASEAASFITGQMQEVIEERVRGLTGLDVMTVEPGISKTTGSIGPRVTVGKKLMDGRMTVTYSTTTGTTAEQIIKIEYLVKKGISLVGTKDEIGGLSGAIKFRFEFH